One genomic window of Lytechinus variegatus isolate NC3 chromosome 1, Lvar_3.0, whole genome shotgun sequence includes the following:
- the LOC121405688 gene encoding uncharacterized protein LOC121405688: MPVARVRPAREYDDVGIRCLDKTTGGRRCKRTTKHLSGLCPTHLKPYDDTQIRRLMRRRINLTPHPREGKRCSEWTQKENRCTRKATHEDLCTQHCMKDEYAYPATLVQHAG; the protein is encoded by the exons ATGCCAGTAGCAAGAGTAAGACCCGCTAGGGAGTACGATGACGTTGGCATAAGATGTCTGGATAAAACTACCGGAG GGAGGCGGTGCAAGCGAACGACGAAACATCTCAGCGGATTGTGCCCAACCCATTTAAAGCCATATGACGACACACA GATTAGACGCCTGATGAGACGCCGTATTAACCTTACACCGCATCCCAGAGAGGGCAAACGGTGCTCGGAGTGGACTCAAAAGGAAAACAGGTGCACGCGAAAGGCCACACATGAGGATTTGTGTACACAGCATT GCATGAAGGATGAGTACGCGTATCCAGCCACTTTGGTGCAGCATGCAGGATAA